In one window of Dokdonia sp. PRO95 DNA:
- a CDS encoding type B 50S ribosomal protein L31, which produces MKADIHPENFRVVAFKDMSNDEVFLTKSAADTKETIEIEGTEYPLIKLEISRTSHPFYTGKAKLVDTAGRIDKFKNKYAKFKK; this is translated from the coding sequence ATGAAAGCAGATATACACCCAGAAAATTTTAGAGTAGTAGCATTTAAAGACATGTCTAATGATGAGGTGTTCTTAACAAAATCTGCTGCAGATACTAAAGAAACTATTGAGATCGAAGGAACTGAGTATCCTTTAATAAAATTAGAAATCTCTAGAACTTCACATCCATTCTATACAGGTAAAGCTAAGCTTGTAGATACAGCTGGACGTATTGATAAGTTCAAAAACAAATACGCTAAGTTCAAGAAGTAA
- a CDS encoding DUF4199 domain-containing protein — translation MILEDKPTSAKDVMLKFGLVLGILAILFNVILYVTDNFLAPHWSLGVLNFVMTVVVIILALKAFKESNGGFLKLGQAIKIGLGVSLIAALLGALWVLVLTQVLEPNYSELALDALRTQMIEMYPDMTDSQIDQTISFQEPFTKIGFIIPIAIMLSLFFGFIISLIGGLIMKKENPYADA, via the coding sequence ATGATATTAGAAGACAAACCAACATCTGCAAAAGATGTAATGCTCAAATTTGGTCTAGTACTAGGTATACTAGCCATTCTCTTTAATGTAATATTATACGTAACAGATAACTTCCTTGCCCCTCATTGGTCATTAGGGGTTCTCAATTTTGTAATGACAGTCGTAGTTATTATTCTAGCTTTAAAAGCGTTTAAAGAAAGTAACGGAGGTTTTTTAAAACTTGGACAAGCGATTAAAATTGGCTTAGGAGTATCACTAATAGCAGCACTTTTAGGTGCTCTATGGGTTCTCGTACTCACTCAAGTTCTGGAACCTAATTACTCAGAACTAGCACTTGATGCGCTACGTACTCAAATGATTGAGATGTATCCAGACATGACAGACTCACAAATTGATCAGACTATTTCTTTTCAAGAACCTTTTACTAAGATTGGCTTTATAATTCCTATTGCTATCATGTTGTCATTATTTTTCGGCTTCATTATCTCTTTAATAGGAGGTTTAATAATGAAAAAAGAAAACCCATACGCAGACGCTTAA
- a CDS encoding glycosyltransferase family 2 protein, with translation MQISVVIPLLNEEESLKELHHWISETLETNGFSYEILFIDDGSTDGSWEVIDTLSRKHDNIKGIRFNRNYGKSQALHAGFEAAEGDVIITMDADLQDNPEEIPDLYRMITQDKYDLVSGWKKKRYDSVIAKNLPSKLFNAAARKTSGLKLHDFNCGLKAYKKEVIKTVDVYGEMHRYIPVLAKNAGFSNIGEKVVQHQARKYGETKFGMERFLNGFLDLLTIWFLGSFGKRPMHLFGALGVLMFVIGFGFAGYLGVDKLFVNRAGRLITERPQFYISLVAMLIGIQLFIAGFLGELVLRSKRDKKRYNIKETI, from the coding sequence ATGCAAATATCTGTTGTCATACCTCTACTTAACGAGGAAGAATCACTTAAAGAACTACACCATTGGATTTCAGAAACTCTGGAAACCAATGGTTTTTCTTATGAAATCCTATTTATAGATGATGGAAGCACAGATGGTTCTTGGGAGGTGATAGATACGCTTTCGCGAAAGCATGATAACATCAAAGGAATTCGCTTTAACCGCAACTACGGTAAATCACAAGCACTACACGCAGGTTTTGAAGCTGCCGAAGGTGATGTGATTATCACTATGGATGCAGATTTGCAAGATAATCCAGAGGAGATTCCAGATTTATACCGAATGATTACTCAAGATAAGTATGACTTAGTCTCAGGATGGAAAAAGAAACGTTACGACTCTGTCATTGCAAAAAATTTACCTAGCAAACTCTTTAACGCAGCAGCGAGAAAAACTAGCGGACTCAAACTACACGACTTTAATTGTGGTTTAAAAGCCTACAAAAAAGAAGTAATAAAAACCGTAGATGTATATGGCGAGATGCACCGCTACATCCCAGTGCTTGCTAAGAATGCAGGATTTTCAAACATAGGTGAAAAAGTAGTACAGCATCAGGCTCGTAAGTATGGTGAGACTAAATTTGGTATGGAGCGCTTTTTAAATGGCTTTTTAGATTTACTCACAATTTGGTTTTTAGGAAGTTTTGGAAAGCGACCTATGCACCTTTTTGGAGCCTTAGGTGTACTCATGTTTGTAATAGGTTTTGGATTTGCCGGCTATTTAGGTGTAGATAAACTATTTGTGAATAGAGCTGGTAGACTTATTACGGAGAGACCACAATTTTACATCTCACTTGTTGCGATGCTTATAGGTATTCAACTATTTATTGCTGGCTTCTTAGGAGAACTTGTACTAAGATCAAAACGTGATAAAAAGAGATATAATATTAAAGAGACTATATAA
- a CDS encoding phospho-sugar mutase, with translation MVYHDPAILEKANAWLTATFDEETQQAIKENIAHNPEELADSFYKNLEFGTGGMRGIMGAGTNRINKYTLGKNTQGLSDYLHKQFPNKEIKVAIAYDCRHNSKELAQVVANVFSANGIKVFLFSDLRPTPELSFAVRHLDCQCGIVLTASHNPPEYNGYKVYWEDGGQLVPPQDAEIIAMIEALDFSAIKFEGNDSLIELVDKDVDKAFIDASVANVSFGLTSKTKKDLNIVFTSLHGTSITLVPDTLRQAGFTTLNIVKEQEVPDGNFPTVVSPNPEETAALKMALELGEEKNADIVIGTDPDCDRLGIAVRGDDGKLTILNGNQTMILMTDYLLERFRESADQHPAPFIGSTIVSTPMMDVLADAYNVECKTGLTGFKWIAKMIVDYPNQHFVGGGEESFGYMVGDFVRDKDAVTATLLACTIAAQAKEQGQTLFEKLKSLYVKHGFYKETLIALVKKGQSGAEEIKQMLKDLRLEPMKEINGSKVIRVEDYQSSTSRDLLTGETTTIDVPKSNVLIFYTEDGSKVAARPSGTEPKVKFYISVNDPLASLSEYDTISASLDKRLAGIKNVLGV, from the coding sequence ATGGTATACCACGATCCCGCTATTTTAGAGAAAGCAAATGCATGGCTTACAGCAACCTTTGATGAGGAAACTCAGCAAGCCATTAAAGAAAATATCGCTCACAATCCAGAGGAGCTAGCAGATAGTTTCTATAAGAATTTAGAATTTGGTACTGGCGGTATGCGCGGTATCATGGGAGCTGGGACTAACAGAATTAATAAATATACACTAGGAAAAAATACTCAAGGTCTATCTGACTACTTGCACAAACAATTTCCTAATAAGGAAATAAAGGTCGCTATTGCTTATGATTGCCGTCATAATAGTAAAGAACTTGCCCAAGTGGTTGCAAATGTATTTTCGGCAAATGGGATTAAAGTTTTCTTATTTTCTGATCTAAGACCTACACCAGAATTGAGTTTTGCTGTGCGTCATCTAGATTGCCAGTGCGGTATTGTACTCACTGCAAGTCACAACCCTCCAGAATACAACGGTTACAAAGTGTACTGGGAAGATGGTGGACAACTTGTGCCACCACAAGATGCCGAAATTATAGCTATGATTGAGGCGCTTGACTTTAGTGCCATAAAATTTGAAGGAAATGATTCCCTTATTGAACTTGTCGATAAGGATGTAGATAAAGCTTTTATAGATGCAAGTGTTGCAAATGTATCTTTTGGTCTTACTAGTAAAACAAAGAAGGACCTCAATATTGTATTTACCTCACTACACGGCACCTCTATCACGCTCGTTCCAGATACGTTGAGACAAGCTGGTTTCACCACACTTAATATTGTAAAAGAACAGGAGGTTCCAGACGGTAATTTCCCTACAGTGGTTTCTCCTAATCCAGAAGAAACTGCCGCTCTTAAAATGGCGCTAGAGCTTGGTGAAGAAAAAAATGCAGATATAGTCATAGGTACAGATCCAGACTGTGATCGCCTAGGTATTGCTGTGAGAGGTGATGATGGCAAGCTTACCATTTTAAATGGTAATCAAACTATGATCTTGATGACAGATTATTTATTAGAACGCTTTCGCGAAAGCGCAGATCAACACCCAGCACCTTTTATAGGAAGCACCATTGTGTCTACACCTATGATGGATGTACTTGCAGATGCTTATAATGTAGAATGTAAAACAGGACTTACTGGCTTTAAATGGATTGCCAAAATGATTGTGGATTACCCTAACCAGCACTTTGTAGGTGGTGGTGAAGAAAGTTTTGGGTACATGGTAGGTGATTTTGTAAGAGATAAAGATGCCGTGACCGCTACCCTACTCGCCTGTACGATTGCTGCGCAAGCAAAAGAACAAGGACAAACACTGTTTGAAAAACTGAAGTCGCTGTACGTAAAACACGGTTTTTACAAAGAAACACTCATTGCCCTTGTAAAAAAAGGACAATCTGGCGCAGAAGAAATCAAGCAAATGCTCAAAGATCTTCGCCTAGAGCCTATGAAAGAAATTAATGGAAGTAAAGTGATACGTGTAGAAGATTACCAATCGTCTACTAGTCGTGACCTGCTTACGGGAGAGACCACTACCATTGATGTTCCTAAGTCTAATGTGCTTATTTTTTATACAGAAGATGGCAGCAAAGTGGCAGCACGACCAAGTGGTACAGAACCTAAAGTAAAGTTCTATATAAGTGTAAATGATCCGCTAGCTTCGCTGAGTGAATATGACACAATTTCTGCTTCACTAGATAAACGTCTTGCTGGTATAAAAAATGTATTAGGCGTTTAA
- a CDS encoding ABC transporter ATP-binding protein — MEYFKKILKFAIPYKKYGFLNILFNILYALFGTLAFVSLIPMLTVLLKQVDPVRIRPTLESSSSLKTFLDDSLNYFINTQTDLHGDVYVLGIMVGLVIVTFLLKNVFGYLANYFITYLRNGVLKDIRNKMYNRIVHLNLSFYSEKRKGDTIARITSDVLEVQHSFLSILELFIREPLTILFAIGTMLFMSAQLTLFVFIFIPVAGFIISKIGKSLKKKSGQVQTEQGYFLSLVEETLANLKIIKGFAAEDRMETKFQTSTSNFEKYSNTLTHRQNLASPVSEFLGITVIGILLWYGGNMVLDGSGGLDGAQFIVYMGLAYQILTPAKAIAKASYSVKKGDAAAARILEVLETETIINDNPKAVSKDTFNSRIGLEGISFKYDEESVLKNFTLNVKKGHTVALVGQSGSGKSTIANLVTRFYDVNKGNIKIDDTDIRDISKKSLRNLMGLVTQDAILFNDTIRNNINLGKENATDQEIIDALKIANAWEFVKDLPKGLDTNIGDSGNKLSGGQKQRLSIARAVLKNPPIMILDEATSALDTESERLVQKALENMMKNRTSIVIAHRLSTIQNADEIVVMQKGEIVEQGKHQELIDKKGMYHKLVSMQSFEEA, encoded by the coding sequence ATGGAATATTTTAAGAAGATTCTCAAGTTTGCCATTCCTTATAAGAAATACGGATTTTTAAATATTTTGTTTAATATTTTATATGCTCTTTTTGGTACGTTAGCTTTCGTCTCCCTTATACCCATGCTTACAGTGCTGCTTAAACAAGTAGATCCTGTGAGAATAAGACCTACTCTTGAATCTTCTAGCAGCTTAAAAACCTTTCTAGATGACTCTCTTAACTACTTTATCAATACGCAAACTGATCTGCATGGAGACGTTTATGTATTGGGTATCATGGTTGGCCTTGTCATTGTGACCTTTTTATTAAAAAACGTCTTTGGATACCTAGCAAACTACTTTATCACATATCTTAGAAATGGAGTACTTAAAGACATTCGTAATAAGATGTACAACCGTATTGTCCATCTTAACTTGAGTTTCTACTCAGAAAAAAGGAAAGGAGATACTATTGCAAGAATCACCTCTGATGTTCTTGAAGTACAACATTCCTTTTTATCGATACTAGAACTTTTCATAAGAGAACCTCTCACTATTCTATTTGCGATAGGCACTATGTTATTCATGAGTGCACAGCTTACTCTGTTTGTTTTTATTTTTATTCCTGTAGCTGGATTTATAATTTCAAAAATCGGAAAAAGTCTCAAAAAGAAATCAGGTCAAGTACAGACAGAACAAGGATATTTCTTGTCCCTCGTAGAAGAAACACTAGCCAATCTTAAAATTATAAAAGGATTTGCAGCCGAAGATAGAATGGAAACCAAGTTTCAAACCTCTACTAGCAATTTTGAAAAATACAGTAATACACTTACACATAGGCAAAACTTAGCATCTCCCGTAAGTGAGTTTCTGGGAATTACAGTTATCGGAATCTTATTATGGTACGGTGGTAATATGGTATTAGATGGTTCTGGAGGATTAGATGGTGCTCAGTTTATTGTTTATATGGGTTTAGCTTACCAAATTTTAACCCCTGCAAAGGCAATAGCAAAAGCAAGTTATTCCGTTAAAAAGGGAGACGCTGCCGCCGCTCGTATTCTAGAAGTTTTAGAAACTGAAACAATTATAAATGATAACCCAAAAGCTGTTAGCAAAGATACTTTTAACAGTCGTATAGGTTTAGAGGGCATCTCTTTCAAGTATGATGAGGAAAGTGTACTCAAGAACTTCACACTCAATGTAAAGAAGGGACATACTGTAGCCCTAGTAGGGCAATCTGGTTCTGGAAAAAGTACTATTGCAAATCTAGTTACTCGTTTTTATGATGTTAACAAAGGAAACATAAAAATAGACGATACAGATATAAGAGATATTTCTAAAAAATCCCTACGTAACCTCATGGGCTTAGTCACTCAAGACGCTATTCTCTTTAATGATACCATACGTAATAATATTAATCTAGGTAAAGAAAACGCCACTGACCAAGAAATTATTGATGCATTAAAAATTGCCAATGCATGGGAGTTTGTAAAAGACCTTCCAAAGGGGCTTGATACTAATATAGGCGATAGTGGTAATAAATTAAGTGGAGGGCAAAAACAACGCCTCTCTATTGCTAGAGCGGTTCTCAAGAATCCACCTATTATGATTCTAGATGAAGCTACCTCAGCATTAGATACAGAAAGTGAACGACTCGTTCAGAAAGCGCTAGAAAACATGATGAAGAACAGAACTTCAATCGTAATTGCTCACAGACTTTCTACCATTCAAAATGCAGATGAGATTGTAGTTATGCAAAAAGGAGAAATTGTAGAGCAAGGAAAACATCAAGAGCTTATTGATAAAAAAGGTATGTATCACAAACTAGTGTCGATGCAATCTTTTGAAGAAGCTTAG
- a CDS encoding VWA domain-containing protein, protein MKLRALLAIFILASLSFSCSSRDDDGNSATDIDCLNLGTQELDITIQESFTTLPSKVSVFFKVNGSDGSPVAGLTPSNFTIFEQGRNDDCYNEISNSEASGVISPNAQIFSNNTLLVLDLSNSVLSTSLQELKQASSSFISNVMPAISTDSFKMAIYWFDGEDVLHELQPLTTSAAVLQEAIDGITENISNDPSTDLYGAVIKASEIANNIIDTSENEELFAAASVVVFTDGTDQAARYTEQEAVDAVSNADDDISFFTIGLGSEIDEGILSKIGQTESVFAADAAELESVFNDISNGVAGQANSFYLFEYCSPKRDGSGMSNLVIQVINGGQDGLVQTSFDATGFTSGCE, encoded by the coding sequence ATGAAACTACGTGCACTACTTGCTATTTTTATCTTAGCCTCCTTGTCTTTTTCTTGTAGCTCAAGAGATGATGATGGAAATAGCGCAACAGATATAGATTGTCTTAACTTAGGAACCCAAGAACTTGATATTACGATACAAGAATCGTTTACAACATTACCTTCAAAGGTGTCGGTATTCTTTAAAGTAAACGGTAGCGACGGAAGTCCTGTGGCAGGGTTAACGCCTTCTAATTTTACGATTTTTGAACAAGGTCGTAATGATGATTGCTACAATGAAATTTCAAATTCTGAGGCATCAGGGGTTATATCTCCAAATGCTCAAATTTTTTCAAATAATACATTACTAGTTTTAGACTTAAGTAATAGTGTATTGAGCACAAGCTTGCAAGAGCTTAAACAAGCTTCTAGCAGTTTCATATCTAATGTGATGCCAGCAATCTCAACAGATTCTTTTAAAATGGCTATTTACTGGTTTGATGGAGAAGATGTTCTTCATGAGCTACAACCACTTACCACGAGTGCTGCTGTACTTCAAGAAGCTATAGATGGAATTACAGAAAACATAAGCAATGATCCTTCTACAGATTTATATGGAGCCGTAATTAAAGCTTCTGAAATCGCAAATAATATTATTGATACTTCTGAAAATGAAGAACTATTTGCTGCAGCATCTGTCGTAGTTTTTACAGATGGAACAGATCAAGCAGCAAGATATACAGAACAAGAGGCGGTAGATGCAGTTTCAAATGCAGATGATGATATAAGCTTTTTTACTATAGGCCTAGGCTCAGAGATAGATGAAGGCATACTTTCTAAAATAGGACAAACAGAAAGTGTTTTTGCAGCTGATGCTGCAGAGTTAGAGTCTGTATTCAATGATATTTCTAATGGAGTAGCAGGACAAGCAAATAGCTTTTACTTGTTTGAATACTGCAGCCCAAAACGTGATGGAAGTGGGATGAGTAATCTTGTAATTCAAGTAATTAATGGCGGGCAAGATGGTCTAGTGCAAACTTCTTTTGATGCAACAGGATTCACTAGTGGTTGTGAATAG
- a CDS encoding family 20 glycosylhydrolase, whose translation MPTNIDKLVLIPIPDHIVEGDYGFLFDQETRVMSDTLPEVQAIATQFKSLLKQTPFHLTLDNEVDENFVSFNIVSSDSIPSPEGYVLAINNKRLSLAGSTPTGVFRGMQTLLQVLPDALIAGKQIDSLVIPGLKIVDEPQYEYRGMMLDVARHFFTVDEVKRLIDQMALYKLNKLHLHLTDDQGWRIEIKSWPKLTEIGGSSSVRGERPGFYTQEDYKSIVAYAQSKFITVIPEIDMPGHTNAALASYPELNCNGKATKLYRGMRVGFSTLCVDKDITYAFVEDVIKEMAAMTPGPYIHLGGDESHVTSKKDYNIFLNKVYPIVKKYNKQVIGWEEIESAGIDSTYVVQHWQRTTTASRGLAQGAKVILSPAKRMYLDMKYTKKSPIGLTWAGNVEVDSAYIWNPSQIFKDVPVSQVLGIESPLWSETIKSSDDIEYLAFPRLIGHAELGWSKPGNYNWDSYKLRLNKHYNRMNILGINYYKSPLLKTKIKP comes from the coding sequence GTGCCTACAAATATTGATAAGCTCGTTCTTATCCCAATTCCAGATCATATAGTTGAGGGGGATTACGGTTTTCTCTTTGATCAAGAAACGAGAGTGATGAGTGATACATTGCCAGAAGTGCAAGCAATTGCCACGCAGTTTAAAAGTCTTTTAAAACAAACACCTTTTCATTTAACACTAGATAATGAAGTAGATGAAAATTTTGTTTCATTTAATATAGTGTCCAGTGACAGTATACCTTCTCCAGAGGGCTACGTACTTGCTATAAATAATAAGAGGTTGTCACTTGCTGGGTCTACACCTACTGGTGTCTTTAGAGGTATGCAAACGCTATTGCAAGTATTACCAGATGCTCTTATCGCAGGAAAGCAGATTGATAGTCTAGTCATCCCAGGTCTAAAAATTGTTGATGAACCGCAGTACGAGTATAGAGGCATGATGCTAGACGTTGCACGTCACTTTTTTACCGTAGATGAAGTAAAGCGTCTCATTGATCAAATGGCATTGTATAAACTCAATAAATTGCACTTACACTTAACAGATGATCAAGGATGGCGTATAGAAATAAAATCATGGCCTAAACTCACAGAAATAGGAGGGAGCTCGTCTGTACGTGGTGAACGCCCAGGGTTTTATACTCAAGAGGATTATAAATCCATTGTAGCTTATGCTCAGTCAAAATTTATTACGGTGATTCCAGAGATTGACATGCCTGGTCATACTAACGCAGCACTGGCATCTTATCCAGAACTCAACTGTAATGGTAAAGCTACTAAGTTGTATAGGGGAATGCGTGTAGGTTTTAGCACCTTGTGCGTAGATAAAGATATTACGTACGCCTTTGTAGAGGATGTGATAAAGGAAATGGCGGCAATGACACCTGGGCCATATATACATCTAGGAGGTGATGAATCTCATGTCACCTCAAAGAAAGATTATAATATTTTTCTCAATAAAGTATATCCCATAGTAAAGAAATATAATAAACAAGTGATAGGCTGGGAGGAGATAGAAAGTGCTGGGATAGATAGCACCTACGTAGTTCAACACTGGCAAAGAACGACTACTGCATCGCGTGGACTTGCTCAAGGTGCAAAAGTTATCTTATCTCCTGCAAAGCGCATGTATCTTGATATGAAATATACAAAGAAGTCACCTATAGGACTTACTTGGGCTGGAAATGTAGAGGTAGATAGTGCTTATATCTGGAATCCATCACAAATCTTTAAAGATGTTCCCGTCTCACAAGTGTTAGGTATAGAGTCTCCTTTGTGGTCTGAGACCATAAAATCCTCTGATGATATTGAATATCTTGCTTTTCCTAGGCTTATAGGTCACGCCGAGTTAGGCTGGAGCAAGCCTGGGAATTATAACTGGGATTCCTATAAGTTGCGATTAAATAAGCATTATAACAGGATGAATATCTTAGGAATAAACTATTATAAATCCCCACTACTTAAAACTAAGATTAAGCCGTAG
- a CDS encoding class I SAM-dependent rRNA methyltransferase — translation MIDLPQIKTKRLAVHLTTNAEKLVKQGHPWIFENSIAKLNKAGTSGDIAILFDNRSDKVFGIGLYDPDSPIRIKVLSNVPATINEEFFKTRIKEAFSLRKQLLRTNTNSYRLIFGENDGFPGLIADVYNDVIVVKIYSAIWFPYLEEILPELIEISKANTMVLRLSRNVAKGKSHGFTDGQIIYGTLSNEVVRFVEHGVNFSANVIHGHKTGYFLDHRNNRKRVGDMAKGKTVLDVFSYAGGFSVHALAGGAKEVLSLDISAQALQVALENGKLNKHKGKHKILAIDAFVGLQQLIDDGEKYDIVVIDPPSFAKSAKEVNTAKNSYARLAQLGTKLTAKRGMLVLASCSSRVEAEVFFDICELNIKKADRKFTVEGKTYHDSDHPISFPEGAYLKCGYYRLN, via the coding sequence ATGATAGATTTACCTCAAATAAAGACAAAGAGACTTGCAGTACACCTCACTACAAATGCCGAAAAGCTAGTAAAACAAGGGCATCCTTGGATTTTTGAAAATAGTATAGCAAAGCTTAATAAAGCTGGAACTTCTGGTGACATTGCCATTCTTTTTGATAATCGATCAGATAAAGTGTTTGGAATAGGATTGTATGATCCAGACTCTCCTATAAGAATAAAGGTTCTGAGCAACGTGCCGGCAACAATAAATGAGGAGTTCTTTAAAACTAGAATCAAAGAAGCATTCTCCTTGAGAAAACAGCTATTGAGAACAAACACCAATAGTTATCGTCTCATTTTTGGAGAGAATGATGGTTTTCCAGGACTTATTGCAGATGTCTATAATGATGTCATCGTTGTAAAAATTTACAGCGCCATATGGTTTCCATATCTAGAAGAAATCTTGCCAGAGCTTATTGAAATCTCAAAAGCAAATACGATGGTCCTGCGCTTAAGTCGAAACGTAGCTAAAGGTAAGTCACATGGTTTTACGGATGGCCAGATTATATATGGAACTCTTAGTAATGAAGTGGTTCGTTTTGTAGAACATGGAGTGAATTTTTCGGCAAACGTGATTCATGGGCATAAAACAGGATACTTTTTAGACCACCGCAACAATAGAAAAAGAGTTGGAGACATGGCAAAAGGTAAGACGGTGCTAGATGTTTTTAGCTATGCCGGGGGATTCTCTGTACACGCACTTGCAGGAGGAGCAAAAGAGGTGTTGAGCCTTGATATAAGTGCCCAGGCATTACAAGTTGCGCTAGAAAATGGTAAACTCAATAAACATAAGGGAAAGCATAAGATTCTTGCTATAGATGCTTTTGTAGGCTTACAGCAACTTATAGATGATGGGGAAAAGTATGATATTGTTGTGATAGATCCACCAAGTTTTGCCAAAAGTGCAAAAGAAGTTAACACGGCCAAAAATAGTTATGCTAGACTGGCTCAATTAGGAACCAAACTAACAGCCAAAAGAGGGATGCTTGTACTAGCATCTTGCTCATCTAGAGTAGAAGCAGAGGTGTTTTTTGACATCTGTGAACTCAATATTAAAAAGGCAGATCGCAAGTTTACAGTAGAAGGCAAGACGTATCATGATAGTGATCACCCTATTAGTTTTCCAGAAGGAGCATATCTCAAGTGTGGTTATTATAGATTAAACTAG
- a CDS encoding M15 family metallopeptidase — MALFFLTFQSDDESPLVNIDQFDSTFAYDVRYATDDNFLKQTVYDCVQCLLIPEVAEALVDANNYFCELGYMVKLYDCYRPLSVQKKMWKIYPNPGYVGNPYGSGSIHNRGAAIDMTIVKLDGTPLDMGSDYDFFGKAAHIDHPHNETITANRKQLWSVMKKFGFSPIRTEWWHFNYDAKNYGLKVLDIDLDCE; from the coding sequence ATGGCCCTTTTTTTTCTAACCTTCCAAAGTGATGATGAAAGTCCGCTGGTAAATATAGACCAGTTTGACTCAACTTTTGCATACGATGTACGTTATGCTACAGATGATAATTTTTTAAAACAAACAGTTTATGACTGTGTGCAATGCTTACTCATACCAGAGGTGGCAGAGGCGCTTGTAGATGCAAATAACTACTTCTGTGAGTTAGGCTACATGGTAAAGCTGTATGATTGCTACAGACCATTATCTGTACAGAAAAAAATGTGGAAAATTTATCCTAATCCAGGTTACGTAGGAAATCCATATGGTAGTGGCTCTATACATAATCGTGGAGCTGCCATAGATATGACTATTGTTAAGCTTGATGGCACTCCGCTAGATATGGGGAGTGACTATGACTTTTTTGGTAAAGCTGCTCATATTGATCACCCACATAATGAGACCATAACTGCAAATAGAAAGCAATTATGGTCTGTTATGAAAAAATTTGGCTTCTCACCTATTCGTACCGAGTGGTGGCACTTTAATTATGATGCAAAGAACTATGGTCTCAAAGTGCTCGACATCGATCTTGACTGTGAGTAA